In the Phaseolus vulgaris cultivar G19833 chromosome 7, P. vulgaris v2.0, whole genome shotgun sequence genome, one interval contains:
- the LOC137828632 gene encoding plastidial pyruvate kinase 2, translating to MSQVVATRSIHSSLTRPTSGSAHHRLLTSLKPPTFASKVFPQQRNTPSKVRYPSCRVNARKSAPAEVVPVSPEDDSKIEEELQQLRGMQLLGDTAVGMWSKPTFRRKTKIVCTIGPSTNTREMIWKLAEAGMNVARMNMSHGDHASHQKVIDLVKEYNAQSKDNAIAIMLDTKGPEVRSGDLPQPIVLTPGQEFTFTIRRGVGTADCVSVNYDDFVNDVEVGDMLLVDGGMMSLVVKSKTGDSVKCEVVDGGELKSRRHLNVRGKSATLPSITEKDWDDIKFGVDNKVDFYAVSFVKDAQVVHELKNYLKSCDADIHVIVKIESADSIPNLHSIITASDGAMVARGDLGAELPIEEVPLLQEEIISICRSMGKAVIVATNMLESMIVHPTPTRAEVSDIAIAVREGSDAIMLSGETAHGKFPLKAVKVMHTVALRTEATITDGRLPPNIGNVFKNHMSEMFAYHATMMSNTLGTSTVVFTRSGSMAILLSHYRPSGTIFAFTDQKRTQQRLALYQGVCPIYMEFSKDAEETFRRALDLLQKLGMVKAGEEVALVQSGKQPIWRSQSTHNIQVRTV from the exons ATGTCTCAGGTTGTTGCCACTCGATCCATTCACTCCTCCCTCACGCGCCCCACCTCGGGATCTGCACACCACAGGCTGCTAACATCATTGAAGCCTCCAACTTTTGCTTCGAAAGTGTTCCCGCAACAAAGGAACACCCCTTCCAAAGTTCGCTACCCCAGTTGCCGCGTCAATGCGAGGAAATCTGCACCCGCTGAAGTTGTCCCCGTGTCACCCGAGGATGATTCAAAG ATTGAGGAGGAGTTGCAGCAGTTGCGTGGGATGCAGCTACTTGGTGACACTGCGGTTGGAATGTGGTCCAAACCCACGTTTAGGAGGAAGACAAAGATTGTCTGTACCATTGGTCCTTCTACCAACACCAGGGAAATGATCTGGAAGCTGGCTGAGGCTGGGATGAATGTTGCCCGTATGAATATGTCTCATGGAGACCATGCTTCTCATCAGAAAGTTATTGATTTGGTTAAAGAGTATAATGCTCAGTCCAAGGACAATGCCATTGCAATTATGCTTGATACCAAG GGTCCTGAAGTTAGGAGTGGGGATTTGCCTCAACCAATTGTGTTAACACCTGGGCAGGAATTCACTTTTACCATCCGGAGAGGTGTTGGAACTGCAGATTGTGTTAGCGTGAACTATGATGATTTTGTCAATGATGTGGAAGTGGGggacatgcttcttgttgatg GTGGTATGATGTCTTTGGTGGTGAAGTCTAAGACAGGGGATTCTGTGAAATGTGAAGTTGTTGATGGAGGAGAGCTCAAGTCAAGGAGACATTTGAATGTTAGAGGAAAAAGTGCAACACTGCCTTCCATCACTG AGAAGGATTGGGATGACATCAAATTTGGAGTGGATAACAAAGTTGATTTCTATGCTGTTTCTTTTGTGAAGGATGCACAAGTAGTTCATGAACTGAAGAATTATTTGAAAA GCTGTGATGCTGATATACACGTCATTGTAAAAATTGAAAGTGCAGACTCTATACCAAACTTGCATTCAATTATTACAGCATCTGATGGG GCCATGGTTGCAAGAGGAGATCTTGGTGCAGAGCTCCCAATTGAAGAGGTTCCACTTTTGCAG GAAGAGATAATCAGCATATGCCGAAGCATGGGAAAGGCCGTTATTGTGGCAACAAATATGCTGGAAAGCATGATTGTTCACCCAACACCAACCCGAGCTGAGGTATCTGATATTGCAATTGCTGTTCGAGAAGGTTCTGACGCAATAATGCTTTCTGGGGAAACTGCTCACGGAAA GTTCCCACTAAAAGCTGTGAAAGTAATGCACACTGTAGCATTACGGACAGAAGCCACTATAACTGATGGTCGGTTGCCACCTAATATTGGGAATGTATTCAAG AACCACATGAGTGAGATGTTTGCTTACCATGCAACCATGATGTCTAATACCCTTGGAACCTCAACTGTTGTCTTCACTAGATCAGGCTCCATGGCTATCCTTTTGAGCCACTATCGACCTTCAGGCACCATATTTGCTTTTACAGATCA AAAGAGGACACAGCAGAGGTTGGCTTTGTATCAAGGAGTCTGTCCAATTTACATGGAATTCTCAAAAGATGCCGAAGAGACTTTCAGAAGAGCCCTGGATCTGCTGCAG AAGCTAGGAATGGTGAAAGCAGGAGAAGAAGTGGCACTAGTACAAAGTGGCAAGCAACCCATATGGAGGTCCCAATCCACTCACAATATCCAGGTCCGAACAGTGTAA